attactTCTTGTCAATTAAACTAAACGTAAGATGTTAATAGAGATTTCATGGAACTTTTACAATACTTGAAGTTTGACACCGTGCCGGTACCCGCCAAAGCGCCCGGCCGGCTGCTTGGTTGTGCCGCCCTTAACGGCGCCAACATCACGCCCTGTGGTTGGATACTTTTAAACGCTCAccgtttaaaaactattgacccctcaacattttgctattaacattttcgactcaatttttcatgaggAATACGTAAGTGCAAAATCTTCCGAGCgacctgaatcaccctgtataataatggaactgaatagaaaaataacataagaatttattgctaatttgttgctcataaAATATGTTAGTTTCGATTTCGTTAATCGTGCAACAAGTATACACGACAGCGGAGAACTTCTCAGCAGACAGATAAAGAAGGAACAATCAGAAAATAATCTGTTGCTCTCAGGATTATGGTATCAAAATCATTCTTAGATATTGTAACATCAAAACATATCATGACTTGAATTACTTGCTAATGGCATAATATTgggaataattaatttatttgaagaacGCAAACGCCAAGTTCTAAAATCCATTACGCAATCAATGAATTTGTTACTTTTATGATTATGGTATTAAAATCATCCTCGGACATTGTACCATCAAAACATAACAGGATTTGATTTTGTTGCTAACTTTAACGCAATGGAAATAATCTGTTTATCCTGGGAACACGCGGTTCGTGCTCTAAAGTTTGTTGCCCGACTGTCAAAGAATTTGTTGCTCGCATGATTATTGTATCAAAATCATTCCCAGACATTGTATTATCAAGTTATATCAAGATACGAGTTTGTTGCTAATCGTAagtctttaaaattaattatttattccgGAAAACGCACGCAGGGTcacttaaatttcttttttcatactGACGTAACCAATTTTTGTTATACtgcagttaataataaatttcgattttCGTTTACTTTAGTAATAtgttttttagaacattttaataTCGATTTTATACCAGCAATAGAAGTATTGCacataaaatgtgaaaagtggAAATTTTTCTAAAGTCTTACCGCAACAATCGGTGCTGTATTGtttagaaaaatgaaattacatattgcaaattgcataatttttttgaaaaccaACTGTTTTTTTACACCAATGAATTTATCTCATTATTCTgtgtataaaagtattaagatataattatcaaaagattaatagtttacgagatattttatactttatatcaaaatatagtGGTAGAAACTGACTGAATTCCGTTTGTCGAGATTGaactaaatttatttgtaaataacaaaaatgagaGCGCTGAACTCAAGCGTGTCGTCCGTGTCTCTATCGAGCACCTGTCGCCAACCATACCCCCGTCGTCGTATGCGCTTCGACATAGACTATACACAGTCGAGATAATCGTAAGAGGattaaaagagaaaaggagGGAAATCGTCCATTCCGGTCGCCTTGGAGTATAATTGCAATAATGCAGTTTGCGACAAAAATAAGTGTAACATATAGAGTCTTaaagtaaacataaaaataagctaCGAAATGTATGTAAAGATAAGTGTCTaagtatacaaattataatttcttaattaatcgGTAAGATACATATCTTAGAGAGAGATCGCTTAACGATTCTTCCTGTCGTCTTTAACAAGACCGTTCGCACAAGTCCATCCGGATAGAGTTCGTAAATTCTACCAGTGTGCCACTATAAAGAGGGCAAATTTTCGTCTCTGATGAGGGCTAGGTTGCCCACCTGAATTTTGGCGTTACGTATTACAGTTTTCCATTTCGCACGCTGTTGTAGCTGAGTAACATAGTCCCTAGACCAACGCTTCTAGAACGATTGCTGCAGCTGTGTTAGTAATTGATAGCGGTTGACTCGACTCACGAAAAGATCCAACATCGAAGGTTCTGGTAGTGACAATAAAGacgttctaattaaaaaatgtccAGGTGTTAACATGTCTAATTCGTCGGGAGCGTTGCTTAACGGACTCAATGGACGAGAGTTGAGTATTGCCTCAATTTGTGTCAATACGGTATACAGATCTTCAAAAGAGAGTAAAGTATTATTGATTACAGTTTTTATATGAGTTTTAACGCTTTTTACATTGGACTCCCATAAACCTCCCATGTGGGATGAATACGGAGGAATAAATTTCCATGTAATTCCTTGAGTGGCCGCGaagtcaataattttaatttgatgagTGGGATGTAACAGATATTCTCTCATTGATCGGAATGCGTTGCTAGCTTCGATAAAATTTCGACCGTTGTCTGAAGTAATAGAATCGCATTTTCCTCGTCGCGAGATGAACCGTTTTAAGgcgtttaaaaatatcttgGTGCTAAGGTCTATAACTAGTTCAAGGTGTATTGCCTTGGTGGCCATACAAACAAATAGGCACGATAAGCTTTGCCTGACTTATTTCGCGagattttaatgttaaacggcCCGGCGTAATCAACGCCTGTATGTTTAAACGCTCGTAACGGAGTTACCCTAGACGCTGGCAAATCACCCATTATTTGTATTGGACTACGAAGTCGCAACCGAAAGCACAGGATATATTTGCGTAGTACGCGCTTGATTGCGTTTTTTGCGTGGATAATCCAATACGTTTCGCGAAGTGTAGACAATAGTAGCTGTGGGCCCATGTGAAAATTGCGTAGATGTTTATCGCGTATGATTAATTCGGTCAACGTACTGTTGGAAGATAGGATCATGGGATGTTTCTGTGAATAGGTTAAAGGAGAGTGTCTTAACCGGCCGACAACGCAAAGTACTCCGTCTTGATCGATGAAGGGGTGAAGCAGAAGAATCTTGCTATGTGTGTTTACTTCTCTGTTTCGTTGTAAATCGTATAATTCTTTGGTGAATGTTTCCCTCTGATGAATTTTTACTATAGTAATGCTGCATGTTAAAGTTCTTGGACCGTAAGAGGTTAATAGAGACTTAATGGAGACTTTGACTTTGATAGTATACAATTTGTTTTGAATCTCATGCAAAGGGTTCGTTTGAGTTTGAGTAGTGTCGAAAAACGATTTATAATGTCGAAAGAATGAACCCCTACGAGCACAATCGATAGAGTACGGGCTTCGGGTATTTCAGATGGCAACTGTGTTGTAGATATTGGCCATAATGATACATCTTGCGTCAACCATGGGGGGCCTTTCCACCATAAGGTGGCGTCGATGAGTTGATTTGGGAACATTTCACGAGATATTAAATCAGCAGGATTGTGTTCGGAACGCACGTACCACCATTCTTATTGATTGGTCAGTCGTTGAATCTCTGCAGTGCGATTTCCCACGAACGTTTGCCATGTTGACGGTTCTCTCCGGATCCATGCCAGCACTATCTCCGAGTCGGTCCATAGTTGACGACCTGTAATTGTGCAAGTGAGAGCTTGTGTCACTCTTCTCCCTAAGTTAGCGAGGAGTACAGCACCACACAATTCCAGTCTAGGTAAGCTGATTGTTTTTAACGGAGCCA
The DNA window shown above is from Solenopsis invicta isolate M01_SB chromosome 10, UNIL_Sinv_3.0, whole genome shotgun sequence and carries:
- the LOC120358767 gene encoding uncharacterized protein LOC120358767 — translated: MATKAIHLELVIDLSTKIFLNALKRFISRRGKCDSITSDNGRNFIEASNAFRSMREYLLHPTHQIKIIDFAATQGITWKFIPPYSSHMGGLWESNVKSVKTHIKTVINNTLLSFEDLYTVLTQIEAILNSRPLSPLSNAPDELDMLTPGHFLIRTSLLSLPEPSMLDLFVSRVNRYQLLTQLQQSF